One Pecten maximus chromosome 7, xPecMax1.1, whole genome shotgun sequence genomic window carries:
- the LOC117331643 gene encoding small nuclear ribonucleoprotein F: MTSTLPMNPKPFLNGLTGKPVMVKLKWGMEYKGYLVSVDGYMNLQLANTEEFIDGALTGNLGEVLIRCNNVLYIRGVEEEDEEGEMKD; this comes from the exons ATGACG TCAACACTGCCAATGAACCCAAAACCATTTTTGAATGGTCTGACGGGAAAACCTGTGATGGTCAAGCTAAAGTGGGGTATGGAATACAAGGGCTACTTGGTATCGGTTGATGGCTACATGAACTTACAG ttgGCAAATACAGAAGAATTCATTGATGGTGCACTCACAGGAAATCTCGGTGAAGTTTTAATACG GTGTAACAATGTTCTATACATCAGAGGAGTAGAAGAGGAAGACGAAGAAGGGGAGATGAAGGATTAA
- the LOC117331642 gene encoding mediator of RNA polymerase II transcription subunit 20-like, translating to MGVVCVYAYNIPEGKSGQQVVDGLQKQMEVIGATKTGNFCVDCETYQSHAQNAQQRSIHILHNSEQPASCFSVLDSGTVLVSDMLFDLIMNTMTQAKSGREGFFQQRKGFKIESRGQRYELADFVIKIGSVSLVANFKGVLIEVEYCPCQVPSDCWNLMKELLQSIVGNTADTPPPYIKNKMDTLYTPADTINQYLEHFNAFRKTATPGQQNR from the exons ATGGGTGTTGTTTG TGTTTATGCATACAACATACCCGAGGGTAAAAGTGGGCAGCAGGTGGTGGATGGTCTACAAAAACAGATGGAGGTCATTGGTGCAACCAAGACAGGCAATTTCTGTGTGGATTGTGAAACGTACCAGTCGCATGCTCAGAATG CTCAACAAAGGTCTATACATATTTTGCATAACAGTGAACAACCAGCGTCTTGCTTTTCTGTTTTGGATTCTGGGACCGTCTTAGTGTCGGACATGTTATTTGACTTAATTATGAATACAATGACTCAGGCCAAATCTGGACGTGAAGGATTCTTCCAGCAGAGAAAAGGTTTCAAAATAGAGTCACGTGGCCAGAGATATGAGCTGGCAGACTTCGTCATAAAGATTGGCTCTGTGTCCCTTGTGGCAAACTTCAAAGGTGTTCTCATAGAG GTTGAATATTGTCCTTGTCAAGTTCCAAGTGATTGTTGGAATCTAATGAAAGAACTTTTACAAAGTATTGTTGGTAATACAGCAGATACTCCACCACCatatataaagaataaaatGGACACTTTATACACTCCGGCAGATACCATCAACCAGTACCTGGAGCACTTCAATGCCTTCAGGAAAACTGCCACCCCTGGACAGCAGAACAGATGA